The segment acagaaaatcagtctgagcgtgacgtcgggcgctgcgtagccactgcaaattgatttgttccttttggctataaaaattatctgatctgaacCAGAtgcagcaatctgatagatatggtcattatcaatgattctgcgtttttagttttctcgaatgtgcaatattgtggatgcaacagattttcgttttttgaggggacggaagggggtggggcgaaattctgagatatacgttttatagtgagatctaacagaagtgcggataccaagtttggttactctagccttaatagtctctgagatttgtggatgccccagattttcgtcctttgcgggggcggaagggggggtggcgaaatttggacacgaaacggtcaaggtccgatatcacaggagtgtggataacaaatttggttgctctggctcttataggttctgagatccttgaactcatattttgcaattgacaaaaccgaccatgaaacctgtgtgttagagagagacagagcgagaaagaatgaaattgttttcttgattctggccaaaatcattatacgatctggttcagattttgcactgtagaagatatggtcatcctcaccgattctgcgtttttggttttatcgtatctttaaaattgtggatgccacagattttcgtcttttgtgggggcggaagtgggcggggcgaagttttgaaatatttttgtagcagtgacatatcacagaagtctggatccaaaacatcgttgctctagctcttatagtctttgagcactaggcgctgaaggggacggacagacggacagacggacggacggacagacagacagggcttaatcgactcggctattgatgctgatcaagaatatatatactttatggggtcggaaacgattccttctggacgttacacacatccacttttaccacaaacctaatataccccaatactcattttgagtatcgggtataaaaaaaaacgaggtagaacgttgtgagttgctgcggacaccgcaactctacagttatacccgatactaagtcagtatggctctcctgcggcagacgccgctaatattgaaccacacgacaaagagtgcgtgcgagagaaacagaaaatcagtctgagcgtgacgtcgggcgctgcgtagccactgaaaattgatttcttgcttttggctacaaaaatgatccgatctgatccagattcagcaatttgatagatatggtctatcagccaggctccgtttttcactttcacaaaagttttccgatttacttttgaaatcacataaattgggGCTCTCTTTTTCCCATTCCGCAAGATTTCttcgttttcaaaacgaaaacattttcgttgacgaaatgaaaagtaaacggctttttatacaacaaaacgaaccctaattgcaaaaggaaaaaaatagatgacttattgatgcattaacataaacttgATACCTATATCAGGGTAATTTAACTTGTGctttttttataaataattttattttaacccAACCTCAAATTTGGTTCGGGCAAAATtggccacagcaacaacaaatttcGTTTTGGTGTAAGCAGCTGACCCATTCCGATTTGGTTATCGGAACGTTGGCAAGTAATCAATTTTTGCGTATAACAGCACAAATGTGCATGTAACAGCTCAGACTGCGCCTGTAACATGCGCTTAACAGAACATCTGGGTGAGCACAGCTGTTTCCCGCCCAATTTAATTCGGACTTCAAAATGTAAGCGcagcaaattaattttttatttcaaaattacCGCTTTGTTCTTTATATCCAGGGGAAAGCATAAATCATCTCTTCAAGATGAAATCCTGGTAGGTTTTATGAAAGACAACCCGGACTTGGCAAAAGGATTTGTGAAGGGCGACCGAGTTGTTGTCGATGCCAAGTGGGCAGAGCTTTGCGGCGCTCTCAATGCTGTTGGGCCGCCAATCAAGGACGCATTGGGTTGGAAAAAGGTATGTGTTGCACAACAAAAGGTAGCACACTACTATATTCAATTCTACAATTTCAGGTTTGGGCAGATTGGAAAACAAACATCCGCAAGAAGATGGCGAAAAACAAATCAGAAACTCGAGCTACAGGTGGAGGGCCCTTCGCTCAGCAATCGCTTGGGGAATTGGAGGAGGAAGTGGCCAAGCTATGTGGCCTCTACGAAATGGTGGAAGGAGTAGGTGGGCCAGCGTATGGACTTCCCCCCGGCCGACACTGGGGTTAAGTGCGTGATGGAAGACCCCATTGAGGAGGAACCCTCAGAGAAGGACGAACCCTCAGAGAAGGACGAACCCTCAGAGAAGGAGGAGCCCATGCCGAAGCGCCGTCGAACTAGACCAGCGCAGACCATGGACCTCAACGATCTCTGCGCTGCTCAGCTGGATGAAATGTCGGCAATTTCCAAGAAAATTTCGGAACATTTCGAACGAATGGAATCGTTAGAGAAGGAGAAGCTCGAGGTCCAAAAGGCGCTTGTAGAAAAATTTAGCCAAATTTTGGACAAATTTGCGAAATAATTAGTTTCCTATTAGTTTTTTTGTGAAACTTAGCTTTATTAGTTATAAAGAATATCGAATGACATAAAGAAGAAAACATGAAAAATTTTGCATTTTAATAAGGAATGGCCTGAGCTATTTCATAGCGTATAGATGATCCATTATTTTCAGTGTCGTCGAATTCATTTTCAGTGTCTAAAGGGTCGTCAAATCGAACATCCTCCTCGATTAAGACATTACGTCTTCTACAAATATTGTGCAGGGCACAGCATACATTTATAATTTGGCAACAAAATATTGGTGGGTAATTTAAAGTGCGTTGCAAGCAACGGAAACGGCTTTTAAGGACTCCAATGGTGCATTCTATAATATTTCGTGCTCCAGAATGCTTTATGTTGAATCTGTGCTGATAGGTGGCTATCTCCGCGCTCCTATAAGGAGTCAGAACAAAACTCTCTAGAGCGTAGCCCGaatcagccaaaacaaacCCATTAATGGTCGTGGATAAATATTCCCTAGCAGGGGAGTGATTCCAAATGATGGAGTCATGGCAGGAACCAGGGTGCGTGGCATCAATAGCAATTATCTCCATGTTGTAGTTACACACCACCATGGCATTCATGCTATAAAATCATTTCCTATTATAGAACACGGAGTGGTTTTGGACAGGCTTTAGTATTCTGATGTGAGTTCCATCCACACAGGCACCAATTCGAGGCAATTTAAAGTTCCGATAGAAATATTCATATGATTGTTGCAATTGATGATTATTCATCTACAACGAAATGAACTCAATACATAACAGCCTGTCCATCAACGGAATAAGTTTGTGAAGAATCTTTCCAAATGTACTGCGTCCAATGTTTATATGGTGGTCTTTAGCAACTGCCCACTGGTAGCAGCCAGTGGCGAGATATCACATTACTGAAGCCAATTGCGTAGAGGGAGATAACTTCCTGGTAACACCTTAATGGGGTTGAACTTTCTCCAAAATCATTTTGAAAGTTTTTTTGTCGATCCGAAATGACTTCACAAATCTGAAAGCTTTACCATtagcaatttaattttcaatacGCATGCTGTTACTCACAGTTCGTCAGACATGTTAAATACACAAGTGTTGCATCTAAGATGTCTAGATCTTCTTAGATCACGTAATTTCTGCAATCGTTTTGCTTCAAAAcaagcaattgaaaaaataaaaggcatTTTAATCACGCTGTATTTTTACAAAGCAGCCAGgtcagctgtttttgtttgccaaaaacgatgaaaaaagaaacatatcaataaaaaaaatatgtgaaaactGGAGCACCTTAAAACGAAATCGAAACGTTTTGGCTGAAAACGTAATCcgcaaaagtaaatgaaaaacggagcctgcctgtatatctatgattctgcgtttttagttttctcgaatgtgcaatattgtggatgcaacagattttcgtcttttgtgggggcggaagggggtggggcgaaattctgagatatacttttatagtgagatctaacagaagtgcggataccaaatttggttactctagccttaatagtctctgagatttgtggatgccccagactttcgtcctttgcgggggcggaagggggtgtggcgaaatttggacacgaaacggtcaaggtccgatatcacaggagtgtggataccaaatttggttgctctggctcttataggttctgagatcctttaactcatattttgcaattgacaaaaccgaccatgaaaactgtgtgttagagagagacagagcgagaaagaatgaaattgttttcttgattctggctataatcattatacgatctggttcagatttcgcactgtagaagatatggtcatcctcatcgattctgcgtttttggttttatcgtatatttcaaaatgtggatgccacagattttcgtcctttgtgggggcggaagtgggcggggcgaagttttgaaatatttttgtagcagtgacatatcacagaagtctggatccaaaacatcgttgctctagctcttatagtctttgagcactaggcgctgaaggggacggacggacggacggacggacggacggacggacggacggacggacagacggacagacagacagggctcaatcgactcggctattgatgctgatcaagaatatatatactttatgggctcggaaacgattccttctggacgttacacacatccacttttaccacaaatctaatataccccaatactcattttgagtatcgggtataacgagggagAACGTTGTGaattgctgcggagaccgcaactctacatttatacccgatacttagtcagtgtggctctcctccggcagacgccgcttatattaaacgacacgacaaatagtgcgtgcgagagagacagaaaatcagtctgagcgtgtcgccagccgctgcgtagccactgcaaattgatttgttgcttttggctataaaatagATTCGATCTGAtcaagattcagcaatctgatagatatggtcattatctatgattctgcgtttttagttttcttgaatgtgcaatattgtggatgcaacagattttcgttctttgtgggggcggaaaagggtggggcgaaattctgagatatacgttatatagtgagatctaacagaagtgcggataccgaatttggttactctagccttaatagtctctgagatttgtggatgccccagattttcgtcctttgcgggggcggaagggggtgtggcgaaatttggacacgaaacggtcaaggtccgatatcacaggagtgtggataccaaatttggttgctctggctctgatacgttctgagatccttgaactcatattttgcaattggcaaagccgaccatgaaacctgtgtgttagagagagacagagcgagaaagaatgaaattgttttcttgattctggctataataattatacgatctggttcagattttacactctagaacataaagtcatcctctacgattctgcgtttttggtttaatcgtatatttcaaaatgtggatgccacagattttcgtcctttgtgggggcggaagtaggcggggcgaagttttgaaatatttttgtagcagtgacatatcacagaagtctggatccgaaacatcgttgctctagctcttatagtctttgagcactaggcgctgaaggggacggacggacagacggacagacagacagggctcaatcgactcggctattgatgctgatcaagaatatatatactttatggggtcggaaacgattccttctggacgttacacacatccacttttaccacaaatctaatataccccaatactcattttgagtatcgggtataacgagggggaacgttgtgagttgctgcggacaccgcaactctacggttatacccgatactaagtcagtatggctctcctccggcagacgccgctaatattaaacgacacgacaaagagtgcgtgcgagagagacagaaaatcagtctgagcgtgacgtcgggcgctgcgtagccactgcaaattgatttgttccaattggctataaaaatgatctgatctgatccagattcagcaatctgatagatatggtcattatctatgattctgcgtttttagttttctcgaatgtgcaatattgtggatgcaacagattttcgttctttgtggggcggaaaagggtgtggcgaaattctgagatatacgttttatagtgagatctaacagaagtgcggataccaaatttggttactctagccttaatagtctttgacatttgtgaatatccccagattttcgtcctttgcgggggcggaagggggtgtggcgaaattttgaaataaacccgtctcggtccgatatattaggagtgtggataccaaatttggttgctctagcttttgtagtctctgagatctaggcgctaatgttttactctaagcaaagccgcctatgctacgtgtgtgttagagagagacagagcgagaaagaatgaaattgttttcttgattctagctaaaatcattatacgatctggttcagattttgcactgtagaagatatggtcattctcaccgattctgcgtttttggttttatcgtatatttcaaaatgtggatgccacagattttcgtcctttgtgggggcggaagtaggcggggcgaagttttgaaatatttttgtagcagtgacatatcacagaagtctggatctaaaacatcgttgctctagctcttatagtctttgagcactaggcgctgaaggggacggacggacggacggacggacggacggacggacggacagacagacagggctcaatcgactcggctattgatgctgatcaagaatatatatactttatggggtcggaaacgattccttctggacgttacacacatccacttttaccacaaatctaatataccccaatactcattttgagtatcgggtataacgaggtggaacgttgtgagttgctgcggacaccgcaactctacagttatacccgatactaagttagtatggctctcctgcggcagacgccgctaatattgaaccacacgacaaagagtgcgtgcgagagagacagaaaatcagtctgagcgtgacgtcgggcgctgcgtagccactgcaaattgatttgttcctattggctataaaaatgatctgatctgatccagattcagcaatctgatagatatggtcattatctatgattctgcgtttttagtttttccgaatgtgcaatattgtggatgcaacagactttgtcctttgtgggggcggaagggggtggggcgaaatttcgagatatacgttttatagtgagatctaacaggagtgcggatactaaatttggttactctagcgttaacaGTCTTTGacatttgtgaatatccccagattttcgtcctttgcgggggcggaagggggtgtggcgaaattttgaaacaaacccgtctcggtccgatatattaggagtgtggatcccaaatttggttgctctagcttttgtagtctctgagatctaggcgctaatgttttactctaagcaaagccgcctatgctacgtgtgtgttagagagacacagagcgagaaagaatgaaattgttttcttgattctagctaaaatcattattcgatctggttcagattttgcactgtagaagatatggtcattctcaccgattctgcgtttttggttttatcgtatatttcaaaatgtggatgccacagattttcgtcctttgtgggggcggaagtaggcggggcgaagttttgaaatatttttgtagcagtgacatatcacagaagtctggatctaaatcatcgttgctctagctcttatagtctttgagcactaggcgctgaaggggacggacggacggacggacggacggacagacggacagacagacagggctcaatcgactcggctattgatgctgatcaagaatatatatactttatggggtcggaaacgattccttctggacgttacacacatccacttttaccacaaatctaatataccccaatactcattttgagtatcgggtataacgaggtggaacgttgtgagttgctgcggacaccacaactctacagttatacccgatactaagttagtatggctctcctgcggcagacgccgctaatattgaaccacacgacaaagagtgcgtgcgagagagacagaaaatcagtctgagcgtgacgtcgggcgctgcgtagccactgcaaattgatttgttcctattggctataaaaatgatctgatctgatccagattcagcaatctgatagatatggtcattatctatgattctgcgtttttagttttcccgaatgtgcaatattgtggatgcaacagatttttgtcctttgtaggggcggaagggggtggggcgaaatttcgagatatacgttttatagtgagatctaacaggagtgcggatactaaatttggttactctagcgttaacaGTCTTTGacatttgtgaatatccccagattttcgtcctttgcgggggcggaagggggtgtggcgaaattttgaaacaaacccgtctcggtccgatatattaggagtgtggataccaaatttggttgctctagcttttgtagtctctgagatctaggcgctaatgttttactctaagcaaagccgcctatgctacgtgtgtgttagagagagacagagcgagaaagaatgaaattgttttcttgattctagctaaaatcattatacgatctggttcagattttgcactgtagaagatatggtcattctcaccgattctgcgttttttgttttatcgtatatttcaaaatgtggctgccacagattttcgtcctttgtgggggcggaagtaggcggggcgaagttttgaaatatttttgtagcagtgacatatcacagaagtctggatctaaaacatcgttgctctagctcttatagtctttgagcactaggcgctgaaggggacggacagacggacagacggacggacggacagacagacagggctcaatcgactcggctattgatgctgatcaagaatatatatactttatggggtcggaaacgattccttctggacgttacacacatccacttttaccacaaatctaaaataccccaatactcattttgagtatcgggtataacgagggggaacgttgtgagttgctgcggacaccgcaactctacggttatacccgatactaagtcagtatggctctcctccggcagacgccgctaatattaaacgacacgacaaagagtgcgtgcgagagagacagaaaatcagtctgagcgtgacgtcgggcgctgcgtagccactgcaaatttatttgttcctattggctataaaaatgatctgatctgatccagattcagcaatctgatagatatggtcattatctatgattctgcgtttttagttttctcgaatgtgcaatattgtggatgcaacagattttcgtcctttgtgggggcggaaaagggtggggcgaaattctgagatatacgttttatagtgagatctaacagaagtgcggataccaaatttggttactctagccttaatagtctctgagatttgtggatgccccagattttcgtcctttgcgggggcggaagggggtgtggcgaaatttggacacgaaacggtcaaggtccgatatcacaggagtgtggataccaaatttggttgctctggctcttataggttctgagatccttgaactcatatatTGCAATTTATataaccgaccatgaaacctgtgtgttagagagagacagagcgagaaagaatgaaattgttttcttgattctggctataatcattattcgatctggttcagattttgcactgtagaagatatggtcatcctcaccgattctgcgtttttggttttatcgtatctttaaaaatgtggatgccacagattttcgtcttttgtgggggcggaagtgggcggggcgaagttttgaaatatttttgtagcagtgacgtatcacagaagtctggatccgaaacatcgttgctctagctcttatagtctttgagcactaggcgctgaaggggacggacggacggacggacggacggacggacggacggacggacggacagacggacagacagacagggctcaatcgacacggctattgatgctgatcaagaatatatatactttatggggtcggaaacgattcattctggacgttacacacatccacttttaccacaaatctaatataccccaatactcatttttagtatcgggtataacgagggggaacgttgtgagttgctgcggagaccgcaactctacagttatacccgatactaagtcagtatggctctcctccggcagacgccgctaaaattaaacgacacgacaaagagtgcgtgcgagagagacagaaaatccgtctgagcgtgacgtcgggtgctgcgtagccagtgcaaattgatttgttccttttggctagagcaaccaaatttggtacccacactcctaatatatcggaacgagacgagtttgtttcaaaatttcgccacacccccttccgcccccgcaaaggatgaacatctggggatattcacaaatctcagagactattaaggctagagtaaccaaatttggtatccgcactcctgttagatctcactttaaaacgtatatctcaaaatttcgccccacccccttccgccacacaaagaacgaaaatctgttgcatccacaatattgaggatacgagaaaactaaaaacgcagaatcatagacaatgatcatatttatcagattgctgaatctggatcagatcagattatttttatagccaaaaggaacaaatcaatttgcagtggctacgcagcgcccgacgtcacgctcagactgattttctgtctctctcgcacgcactctttgtcgtgtagttcaatattagcggcgtctgccggaggagagccatactgacttagtatcgggtataactgtagagttgcggtgtccgctgcaactcacaacgttccccctcgttatacccgatactcaaaatgagtattggggtatattagatttgtggtaaaagtggatgtgtgtaacgtccagaaagaatcgtttccgaccccataaagtatatatattcttgatcagcatcaatagccgagtcgattgagccatgtctgtctgtccgtctgtccgtccgtcagtctgtccgtctgtccgtccccttcagcgcctagtgctcaaagactataagagcgagagcaacgatgttttggatccagacttttgtgatatgtcactgctacaaaagtatttcaaaacttcgccccgcccacttccgcccccacaaaggacgaaaatctgtggcatccacagttttaaggatatgagaaaaccaaaaacgtagaattgtagagaggatacgagaaaactaaaaacgcagaatcatagacaatgatcagattgctaaatctggatcagatcagattatttttatagccaaaaggaacaaatcaatttgcagtggctacgcagcgcccgacgtcacgctcagactgattttctgtctttctcgcacgcactctttgtcgtgtagttcaatattagcggcgtctgccggaggagagccatactgacttagtatcgggtataactgtagagttgcggtgtccgctgcaactcacaacgttccccctcgttatacccgatactcaaaatgagtattgaaatatttttgtagcagtgacatatcacagaagtctggatccaaaacatcgttgctctagctcttatagtctttgagcactaggcgctgaaggggacggacagacggacggacggacagacggacagacagacatggctcaatcgactcggctattgatgctgatcaagaatatatatactttatggggtcggaaacgattccttctggacgttacacacatccacttttaccacaaatctaatataccccaatactcattttgagtatcggggataacgagggggaacgttgtgagttgcagcggacaccgcaactctacagttatacccgatactaagtcagtatggctctcctccggcagagccgctaatattgaactacacgacaaagagtgcgtgcgagagagacagaaaatcagtctgagcgtgacgtcgggcgctgcgtagccactgcaaattgatttgttccttttggctataaaaataatctgatctgatccagattcagcaatctgataaatatgatatgatatgatGAATAGACaatatgattctgcgtttttagttttctcgtatcctcaatattgtggatgcaacagattttcgttctttgtgggtgcggaagggggtggggcgaaattttgagatatacgttttaaagtgagatctaacaggagtgcggataccaaatttggttactctagccttaatagtctctgagatttgtgaatatccccagatgttcatcctttgcgggggcggaagggggtgtggcgaaattttgaaataaacccgtctcggtccgatatattaggagtgtggataccaaatttggttgctctagcttttatagtctctgagatctaggcgctaatgttttactctaagcaaagccggctatgctacgtgtgtgttagagagagacagggcgagaaaaaatgaaattgttttcttgatactggctataataataatacgatcttattcaaattctgcagtctaaaagatatggtcattttctacgattctgcgtttttggttttctcgtatccttaaaattgtggataccacagattttcgtcctttgtggggcggagtgggcggggcgaagttttgaaatatttttgtagcagtgacatatcacagaagtctggatccaaaacatcgttgctctagctcttatagtctttgagcactaggcgctgaaggggacggacagacggacggacggacagacggacagacagacatggctcaatcgactcggctattgatgctgatcaagaatatatatactttatggggtcggaaacgattccttctggacgttacacacatccacttttaccacaaatctaatataccccaatactcattttgagtatcgggtataacgagggggaacgttctgagttgcagcggacaccgcaactctacagttatacccgatactaagtcagtatggctctcctccggcagacgccgctaatattgaactacacgacaaagagtgcgtgcgagagagacagaaaatcagtctgagcgtgacgtcgggcgctgcgtagccactgcaaattgatttgttccttttggctataaaaataatctgatctgatccagattcagcaatctgataaatatgatcattgtctatgattctgcgtttttagttttctcgtatcctcaatattgtggatgcaacagattttcgttctttgtggggtgagatctaacaggagtgcggatac is part of the Drosophila miranda strain MSH22 chromosome Y unlocalized genomic scaffold, D.miranda_PacBio2.1 Contig_Y1_pilon, whole genome shotgun sequence genome and harbors:
- the LOC117191306 gene encoding uncharacterized protein LOC117191306 — protein: MGKHKSSLQDEILVGFMKDNPDLAKGFVKGDRVVVDAKWAELCGALNAVGPPIKDALGWKKVWADWKTNIRKKMAKNKSETRATGGGPFAQQSLGELEEEVAKLCGLYEMVEGVGGPAYGLPPGRHWG